The Algoriphagus sanaruensis genome window below encodes:
- a CDS encoding LysE family translocator — translation MQGSIFEGIGMGLLLSMMIGPVFFMLITTSMEQGFRFAAILAIGILVSDLVYVLITYYGIHFLTQFPVIQQGLGYVGGLILIGFGVSFWRKKVSNRPNSGGLIPQQVRKRTAFAKGFGVNGVNPFVMLFWISIASLVSSKNWNGTERFAYYLGLILTVFLIDLGKAYVAGRLAHLMTGKVRTYLNKGVGILICYFGVKMIWDTLNL, via the coding sequence ATGCAAGGATCGATTTTCGAAGGAATAGGCATGGGTTTGCTTCTATCCATGATGATAGGACCGGTTTTCTTTATGTTGATTACTACCAGCATGGAGCAGGGCTTTCGATTTGCGGCGATTTTGGCAATTGGAATTTTGGTTAGTGATTTAGTCTACGTACTTATAACTTATTATGGCATTCATTTTTTGACTCAATTTCCTGTGATTCAACAAGGTCTTGGATATGTAGGAGGACTAATTTTGATTGGGTTTGGAGTGAGTTTTTGGAGGAAAAAAGTTTCCAATCGACCCAATTCCGGGGGATTGATTCCTCAGCAGGTTAGAAAAAGGACCGCTTTTGCAAAGGGCTTTGGAGTCAATGGTGTTAATCCATTCGTGATGCTTTTTTGGATTTCCATTGCAAGTTTAGTTTCCTCTAAAAATTGGAACGGAACAGAGCGATTTGCTTATTATTTGGGCTTGATTCTTACCGTTTTTTTGATCGATCTTGGAAAAGCTTACGTGGCAGGCAGGTTGGCACATTTGATGACGGGTAAGGTCAGAACCTATTTGAATAAGGGTGTAGGGATATTGATTTGTTATTTCGGAGTAAAAATGATCTGGGATACTTTAAATCTTTGA
- a CDS encoding DUF6992 family protein, with product MTFSTKTNPEFVGLVFMNTSTSLFPRISLLLLFFCFSVPLMAQDFSGLEGFNQVRIDYNRQGMVILGSWAIGNMVWGGIGASQATGEIKAFHQMNLYWNTVNLVIAGFGYWQATKEIPSSEFWETVEAQQSIEKILWVNAALDLGYMAGGLYLKERGLRRENEMLVGFGKSVILQGAFLMAFDAIMVGFHQTHGGQLPEIVQSLALGPTGFSLRFPLN from the coding sequence TTGACTTTCAGTACTAAAACCAATCCCGAATTTGTAGGTTTAGTTTTTATGAATACTTCCACTTCTCTTTTCCCAAGAATCTCTCTTCTCCTTCTTTTCTTTTGCTTTTCTGTGCCCCTTATGGCGCAGGATTTTTCAGGATTGGAAGGATTCAATCAAGTTAGAATAGATTATAACCGCCAAGGCATGGTGATATTGGGGTCTTGGGCCATAGGAAATATGGTTTGGGGTGGGATAGGAGCTAGCCAAGCTACTGGTGAGATCAAAGCTTTCCATCAAATGAATCTCTATTGGAATACGGTTAATCTTGTGATTGCAGGTTTCGGATATTGGCAAGCCACAAAGGAGATTCCTTCCTCAGAGTTTTGGGAAACTGTGGAAGCCCAACAAAGCATTGAGAAGATTTTGTGGGTCAATGCCGCCTTGGATTTAGGCTATATGGCAGGAGGGCTTTATTTGAAAGAAAGAGGATTGCGAAGGGAAAACGAAATGCTGGTTGGATTTGGGAAATCGGTGATTTTGCAAGGAGCTTTTTTGATGGCCTTTGATGCGATTATGGTTGGATTTCATCAAACTCATGGGGGGCAACTTCCGGAAATTGTTCAGAGTTTGGCACTAGGACCAACGGGGTTTTCCTTAAGATTTCCTTTAAATTAA
- a CDS encoding zinc ribbon domain-containing protein YjdM, with translation MENLAPCPKCKSEYTYAMDNLMVCPECGFEWDPSENEENLESGLVVKDANGNVLADGDSVVIVKDLPVKGAPKPIKAGTKVKSIRLVDGDHNIDCKIDGFGSMALKSEFVRKA, from the coding sequence ATGGAAAATCTAGCACCTTGCCCAAAATGCAAATCCGAATACACCTATGCAATGGACAACCTAATGGTTTGCCCGGAGTGTGGATTTGAATGGGATCCCTCAGAAAATGAAGAAAATTTAGAATCCGGTTTAGTGGTTAAAGACGCTAATGGAAATGTCCTCGCAGACGGAGATTCAGTGGTAATTGTCAAAGATCTTCCTGTTAAGGGTGCCCCTAAGCCAATTAAAGCAGGGACTAAAGTAAAAAGTATTCGTCTGGTCGATGGCGATCACAATATTGACTGTAAAATCGATGGATTTGGCTCGATGGCTTTGAAGTCAGAGTTTGTGAGAAAAGCTTAA
- the ald gene encoding alanine dehydrogenase: MIIGVPKEIKNNENRVALTPAGAKELVKRGHTVYVQHTAGVGSGFSDAEYEAAGATILPTIEATYEIAEMIIKVKEPIESEYALIKENQLLFTYFHFASYEPLTKAMVARKAVCLAYETVEKADRSLPLLVPMSEVAGRMAIQKGANYLEKPLGGRGILLGGVPGVLPAKVLILGGGIVGTQAAWMAAGMGADVTIMDVSLPRMRYLDDVMPKNVKTMMSNEYNIREMIKQADLIIGAVLIPGAKAPHLITRDMLKVMKKGAVLVDVAVDQGGCIETCKPTTHENPTFVIDDVVHYCVANMPGAVPYTSTLALTNATLPYAIQLADKGWKKAAQENAELVPGLNVIQGEIVYKAVAEAFDMPYTPVDKFLA; encoded by the coding sequence ATGATCATAGGTGTTCCAAAGGAAATCAAAAACAATGAAAACCGTGTAGCGCTCACTCCTGCCGGTGCAAAAGAACTTGTAAAAAGAGGTCATACTGTTTACGTTCAGCATACTGCTGGTGTAGGAAGTGGATTTAGTGATGCAGAATACGAAGCTGCTGGAGCGACAATTCTTCCTACTATCGAAGCGACCTATGAGATTGCTGAAATGATTATCAAAGTAAAAGAGCCAATTGAATCAGAATATGCACTGATCAAAGAAAATCAGCTCTTGTTTACTTACTTCCATTTTGCTTCCTACGAACCTCTAACCAAGGCAATGGTAGCCCGAAAGGCAGTTTGTTTGGCTTATGAAACTGTTGAAAAAGCAGACCGAAGCTTACCACTTTTAGTTCCGATGTCCGAAGTAGCGGGTAGAATGGCTATTCAGAAAGGAGCCAACTACCTAGAAAAACCACTGGGTGGACGAGGAATTCTTTTAGGTGGTGTTCCCGGTGTTCTTCCAGCCAAAGTATTGATCCTAGGTGGTGGAATTGTAGGAACTCAAGCTGCTTGGATGGCTGCCGGAATGGGAGCCGATGTCACCATCATGGATGTTTCCCTTCCGCGAATGAGATACTTGGATGACGTCATGCCAAAAAATGTCAAAACCATGATGTCTAACGAATATAATATTCGTGAAATGATCAAGCAAGCTGACTTGATTATTGGAGCAGTTTTGATTCCAGGTGCCAAGGCTCCTCATTTGATTACTAGAGATATGCTCAAAGTCATGAAGAAAGGGGCAGTATTGGTGGACGTAGCGGTAGATCAAGGTGGATGTATTGAAACGTGTAAGCCAACAACTCACGAAAACCCAACTTTTGTTATCGATGATGTAGTTCACTATTGCGTAGCAAACATGCCAGGCGCAGTTCCTTACACTTCTACTTTGGCATTAACAAATGCAACTCTTCCCTATGCAATCCAACTCGCAGACAAAGGATGGAAAAAAGCAGCGCAAGAAAACGCTGAACTTGTTCCGGGTCTAAATGTGATTCAAGGAGAAATAGTTTATAAAGCTGTAGCTGAAGCATTTGATATGCCATATACCCCAGTGGATAAATTCTTAGCTTAA